One Aegilops tauschii subsp. strangulata cultivar AL8/78 chromosome 7, Aet v6.0, whole genome shotgun sequence genomic window carries:
- the LOC120968990 gene encoding serine/threonine-protein phosphatase 7 long form homolog has translation MVWLLDDHWDKQHRSYAMSVEQRELAPLKLRSHGISLGWMRYDERYTPYVREAGLLPFIQLVRRSTPPNNAAALTALIDHWRPETHTFHLRTGEMTVTLQDIAMITGLPIDGNPLCMNTDSDGWRAQMHALIGMVPPEPREPETEDKKKERVTAGATFTWISSNFSHCPKDANEDMVKTYARVYMWYVISRTMFADGTGKNAPWMWLKALTVFDSKWSWGSATLAYLYRQLDEACCRHTGGIGGCLLALSIWSWERLPVGRPKTVKYEDWDDKDDPLRLPTWAYKWDVLNETTDDPSVMYKLYKSELDAIMPEQVEWEPYGKGESFGNPIEFRLNPMCTRDRDLCHMQCPLICNWAVELHLPHRVFRQFGLFQPHPPEWEDTDKLLHALDRKKQRKIKDWAKHHSKYVVQFALSVEQARAGKRAQLREHCPIAFNNYLTWFLASTRVEVCQPAYAEEILEEPTVFDEVAQHQYNALVRKGNSVIPSAPMMNFVRAQIKKAADETETILETTPAGKSDGEGALRAFIKRQGQKLRRLSNLFGCREPEYVSPERSRSATPSDPASGQGHGEPFEDEDVRVVTQEVADDMTVGRYQARSAYELKPRTGINKYTPEDFTQRGQRGKRTVGTSRMAALDGYVDDVDEPEPEPERVPLPRKVKKISVKRGEEPASVESTSHRHFFIMLNLEWNLLCR, from the exons atggtttggcttctcgatgatcattgggacaaacaacaccggtcgtacgctatgtcggtggagcagcgg gagcttgcacctctgaagcttcggtctcacgggatcagccttggatggatgcgctatgatgagcggtacacaccgtatgtaagggaggcaggacttctccctttcattcagttggtccgccggtcgacgccacccaacaatgctgcagcactcaccgcgcttattgatcattggaggccggagacacacactttccatcttcggaccggggagatgactgtgacgctgcaggatattgctatgatcaccggtcttcctatcgatggcaatcctttatgtatgaacaccgattctgatgggtggcgcgcgcagatgcatgcccttatcggtatggttcctccggagcctcgggaaccagaaacagaagataagaagaaggaaagagtcaCAGCGGGCGCTACTTTCACGTGGATATCATCGAACTTCAGTCATTGCCCTAAGGATGCTAATGAGGACATGGTGAAGACAtatgctcgtgtctacatgtggtacgtgatatccaggacaatgtttgctgatggcacaggcaagaatgctccatggatgtggctgaaggcgttgaccgtcttcgatagcaaatggagttggggttcggcgacactggcttacttgtatcgacag ttggacgaagcctgttgtaggcacactggaggtattggtggttgtctgctcgcactttccatatggagctgggagcgtttgccggttggacgaccgaagaccgtgaagtacgaggattgggacgataaagacgacccactacggctccccacttgggcttacaagtgggatgtgttaAATGAGACAACGGATGATCCCTCGGTAATGTACAAGTTGTACAAGAGCGAGCTGGACGCGATCATGCCTGAGCAG GTGGAATGGGAGCCGTATGGAAAAGGAGAGAGTTTTGGTAACCCTATAGAGTTCAGGCTGAATCCGATGTGCACTAGGGATAGGGATCTCTGCCATATGCAgtgcccactgatatgcaactgggcggttgagcttcacctgccacatcgggtgttccgccagtttggtttgttccagccacacccgccggaGTGGGAGGACACGGACAAGTTGCTACACGC GTTGGATAGGAAAAAGCAGCGGAAGATCAAGGATTGGGCCAAGCATCACAGCAAGTATGTCGTGCAGTTCGCTCTTAGTGTGGAGCAAGCAAGGGCTGGAAAACGAGCCCAGCTTCGTGAGCACTGCCCGATCGCGTTCAACAACTATCTCACATGGTTTCTTGCAAGTACCCGCGTGGAGGTATGCCAGCCGGCGTATGCTGAGGAGATTCTGGAAGAACCCACCGTTTTTGATGAGGTAGCCCAGCACCAGTACAACGCATTAGTCAGGAAAGGCAACTCAGTGATCCCTTCAGCTCCAATGATGAACTTTGTG CGTGCCCAGATCAAGAAAGCAGCTGATGAGACCGAGACTATTCTGGAAACAACCCCGGCTGGCAAAAGCGATGGGGAAGGTGCACTTCGAGCATTCATTAAG CGCCAGGGCCAAAAGTTAAGGCGGCTATCAAACCTTTTCGGTTGTCGTGAACCCGAGTATGTATCACCAGAACGGTCTAGGTCGGCGACACCATCAGATCCCGCTTCGGGACAGGGCCATGGTGAACCTTTCGAGGATGAGGACGTGCGTGtggtcacccaagag GTTGCTGATGATATGACCGTGGGGAGGTACCAGGCTCGGTCTGCATACGAGTTGAAGCCTAGGACGGGAATCAACAAGTACACACCTGAAGACTTCACCCAAAGAGGCCAAAGAGGCAAAAGGACGGTCGGCACCTCACGGATGGCGGCTTTGGATGGCTATGTAGATGACGTGGACGaaccggagccggagccggagcgggttcctcttcctaggaaggtgaagaagataagcgtcaagaggggggaggagccagcaagcgtggaaagcactagtcatcgtcatttttttataatgttgaacttagagtggaatttgttatgtcgttga